In Roseomonas fluvialis, one genomic interval encodes:
- a CDS encoding class-II fumarase/aspartase family protein → MPVNPADGAVLGALYGTDAMRAVMGEDAFLQRMLDVEAALARAQARLSIIPAEAAAAITAAASDASRLDRTAMAAATRNTGYPVVALVKQLTALAGPDAGRWTHWGATTQDIMDTAVVLQVRDGLALIEVDLRATNAALARMAAAHRDTVMAGRTHLQHALPVTFGYKVAVWLSPLLASLDALPRIRERALRLSFGGAAGTLASLGAQGLDVSRELALELDLAEADIPWHVARDGLNEATCWLGILCGNLSKIATDVMLMSQTEYGEVSEPHVFGRGGSSTMPQKRNPIACEYVLSQSRGVHALVPQMLGAMAQDLERGTGPWQAELLALPQAFLLAHGALSQARFIAEGLVVDAARMRANLDATGGLIVSEAVMMGLAPVLGRMEAHHVVNDACDTVRDKGGSLTEALLGDARLAGKLDAAAIARMTDPAGYLGAAGAFTDRVLARAAGMGVS, encoded by the coding sequence ATGCCCGTGAACCCCGCCGACGGCGCCGTGCTCGGCGCGCTTTATGGTACCGACGCGATGCGGGCCGTGATGGGTGAGGACGCCTTCCTGCAGCGGATGCTGGATGTCGAAGCGGCGCTCGCCCGTGCGCAGGCACGGCTGTCGATCATCCCGGCCGAGGCCGCGGCGGCCATCACCGCGGCCGCGTCGGATGCCTCGCGCCTCGATCGCACCGCCATGGCGGCCGCCACGCGCAACACCGGCTATCCGGTGGTGGCGCTGGTGAAGCAACTCACCGCCCTGGCCGGCCCGGATGCCGGGCGCTGGACGCATTGGGGCGCCACCACGCAGGACATCATGGACACCGCGGTGGTGCTGCAGGTCCGCGACGGGCTCGCGCTGATCGAGGTCGACCTGCGCGCGACCAACGCCGCACTCGCGCGCATGGCGGCGGCGCACCGCGATACGGTGATGGCCGGGCGCACGCATCTCCAGCACGCGCTGCCGGTGACCTTCGGCTACAAGGTGGCGGTGTGGCTGTCGCCGCTGCTGGCCTCGCTCGATGCCCTGCCCCGCATACGCGAACGCGCGCTGCGCCTGTCCTTCGGCGGCGCCGCGGGCACGCTGGCGTCCCTCGGCGCGCAGGGCCTGGACGTGTCGCGCGAACTGGCCCTCGAACTAGACCTGGCCGAGGCCGATATCCCCTGGCATGTCGCGCGCGACGGGCTGAACGAGGCGACCTGCTGGCTCGGCATCCTGTGCGGCAACCTCTCCAAGATCGCCACCGACGTCATGCTGATGTCGCAGACCGAATATGGCGAGGTGTCCGAACCGCATGTCTTCGGCCGCGGCGGGTCGTCGACCATGCCGCAGAAGCGCAACCCGATCGCGTGTGAGTACGTGCTGTCCCAGTCGCGCGGCGTGCATGCGCTGGTGCCGCAGATGCTGGGCGCGATGGCGCAGGACCTCGAGCGCGGCACCGGCCCTTGGCAGGCGGAACTGCTCGCGCTGCCGCAGGCCTTCCTGCTGGCGCATGGCGCGCTGTCGCAGGCGCGCTTCATCGCGGAAGGCCTGGTGGTGGATGCGGCGCGGATGCGCGCCAACCTCGATGCCACCGGCGGGCTGATCGTGAGCGAGGCGGTCATGATGGGCCTTGCGCCCGTGCTCGGTCGGATGGAGGCGCATCACGTCGTGAACGACGCCTGCGACACCGTGCGCGACAAGGGCGGCAGCCTGACCGAAGCCCTGCTGGGCGATGCGCGGCTGGCCGGGAAGCTCGATGCCGCCGCCATCGCGCGCATGACGGACCCGGCGGGCTACCTCGGCGCCGCCGGTGCCTTCACCGACCGCGTGCTGGCGCGCGCGGCCGGCATGGGGGTCAGTTAG
- a CDS encoding TRAP transporter substrate-binding protein: MLHRRLLLSGAALATPALLTPRRAAAQEVSLRLHHFLPAVSNVHRHFLMPWANKVRDESGGRLRIQIFPSMQLGGAPPQLYDQARDGVADIVWTLPGNTPGRFPRIEVIELPFIAHKRASVNARVTWELFDRHMRPDFAETQIITAWAHDGGLIHARREVRTMDDMRGLKLRFPTRQAGEALKALGATAIGLPVPQVPEALSQGVIDGAVVPWEVVPAIRIHEMVRNHVGIPGTPTFYSASFILAMNKARYEGLAPDLKRVLDANSGAVAAEMAAKVWDDQGPVVEEMVRRRGNAITELSVAETARWREATAPVTATWISAMRERGIDGAALVEETRALVARHGQGVS, from the coding sequence ATGCTGCACCGCCGCCTGCTGCTGTCCGGCGCCGCGCTGGCCACACCCGCGCTGCTGACCCCCCGCCGCGCCGCCGCGCAGGAGGTATCGCTCCGGCTGCACCATTTCCTGCCGGCGGTGTCCAACGTGCACCGGCACTTCCTGATGCCCTGGGCCAACAAGGTGCGCGACGAATCCGGCGGCCGGCTGCGCATACAGATCTTCCCGTCCATGCAGCTGGGCGGCGCGCCACCGCAGCTGTACGACCAGGCGCGCGATGGCGTGGCGGACATCGTGTGGACGCTGCCGGGCAACACGCCGGGCCGCTTCCCGCGCATCGAGGTGATCGAGTTGCCGTTCATCGCGCACAAGCGCGCCAGCGTGAACGCGCGCGTCACCTGGGAATTGTTCGACCGGCACATGCGCCCGGACTTCGCCGAGACGCAGATCATCACGGCCTGGGCGCATGATGGCGGGCTGATCCATGCGCGACGCGAGGTGCGCACCATGGACGACATGCGCGGCCTGAAGCTGCGCTTCCCCACGCGCCAGGCCGGCGAAGCGCTGAAGGCGCTGGGTGCCACCGCGATCGGCCTGCCGGTGCCTCAGGTGCCCGAGGCACTGTCCCAGGGCGTCATCGACGGCGCGGTGGTGCCCTGGGAAGTCGTGCCTGCCATCCGCATCCACGAGATGGTGCGCAACCATGTCGGCATCCCGGGCACGCCGACCTTCTATTCGGCGTCCTTCATCCTGGCGATGAACAAGGCGCGCTACGAAGGCCTGGCACCCGACCTCAAGCGCGTGCTGGACGCCAATTCCGGCGCTGTGGCGGCCGAGATGGCCGCCAAGGTCTGGGACGACCAGGGGCCGGTGGTCGAGGAGATGGTCCGCCGCCGCGGCAATGCCATCACTGAACTGAGCGTCGCCGAGACCGCGCGCTGGCGCGAGGCGACCGCACCGGTGACGGCCACCTGGATCTCGGCGATGCGCGAGCGCGGCATCGACGGTGCGGCGCTGGTCGAGGAAACCCGCGCGCTGGTCGCCCGCCACGGGCAGGGCGTGAGCTGA
- a CDS encoding TRAP transporter small permease, with protein sequence MVSASVLLRWLAGAPIKGDIELVQIGGGLAVLGFLAQGTLMRANIFVDSFTTWLPARVNDAIDGFWNLVWGVVALVLAERMAVGAAEALASHTTTIGLLAVPIWWAIGLGAAGFAATGLAALYWVARLARGRG encoded by the coding sequence ATGGTCAGCGCATCGGTGCTGCTGCGCTGGCTGGCGGGGGCGCCGATCAAGGGCGATATCGAGCTGGTGCAGATCGGTGGCGGTCTGGCGGTGCTCGGCTTCCTGGCGCAGGGCACGCTGATGCGTGCGAACATCTTCGTGGACAGCTTCACCACCTGGCTGCCGGCCCGCGTGAACGACGCCATCGACGGCTTCTGGAACCTGGTGTGGGGCGTGGTGGCGTTGGTGCTGGCCGAGCGCATGGCAGTGGGCGCGGCCGAGGCGCTGGCGTCGCACACCACGACGATCGGGCTGCTCGCGGTGCCGATCTGGTGGGCGATCGGCCTGGGAGCGGCAGGCTTCGCGGCAACGGGGCTGGCAGCGCTGTACTGGGTGGCGCGGCTGGCGCGGGGGCGCGGCTGA
- a CDS encoding 2-dehydro-3-deoxygalactonokinase has protein sequence MIGIDWGTTTLRAYRLAADGTILTRRETPRGILSIEPGGFPDALRAVVGDWIAAGVDRVMVCGMAGSRHGWQEAPYLPCPADLAGLAAATVTVPFPDARVRIVPGLSWRDPHGVPDVMRGEETQILGAALGTEAATVCLPGSHSKWASLAGGAVTRFTTHLSGEAFAALSQHTILARMVDAHAPYDAVGFARGVARAKQGGGLLHHLFGLRAAALFDEVGEDEGTSFLSGLLIGHEVAAALEAGVAPPVILIGAERLTSRYAAALDAFGIPHTMAEPDAAARGLHLLAARLD, from the coding sequence ATGATCGGAATCGACTGGGGAACGACCACACTGCGCGCCTATCGGCTGGCAGCCGACGGGACCATCCTGACGCGGCGCGAAACGCCCCGCGGCATCCTGAGCATCGAGCCTGGGGGCTTCCCCGATGCGCTGCGGGCCGTCGTGGGCGACTGGATCGCGGCCGGCGTGGACCGGGTGATGGTGTGCGGCATGGCCGGCAGTCGTCATGGCTGGCAGGAAGCGCCCTACCTGCCCTGCCCCGCCGACCTGGCCGGCCTGGCCGCGGCGACGGTCACGGTGCCCTTCCCCGATGCGCGGGTGCGTATTGTCCCGGGCCTGTCCTGGCGCGACCCGCACGGCGTACCCGACGTGATGCGCGGGGAGGAAACCCAGATCCTGGGCGCCGCGCTCGGCACCGAAGCGGCGACGGTCTGCCTGCCGGGCAGCCATTCCAAATGGGCGAGCCTGGCGGGCGGCGCCGTTACCCGCTTCACCACGCATCTGAGCGGCGAAGCCTTCGCGGCCCTGTCGCAGCACACCATCCTGGCGCGCATGGTCGATGCCCATGCCCCCTATGACGCCGTGGGGTTCGCGCGCGGCGTGGCCCGCGCCAAGCAGGGCGGCGGGCTGCTGCACCACCTGTTCGGCCTGCGCGCCGCCGCCCTGTTCGACGAAGTGGGCGAGGACGAGGGCACGTCCTTCCTGTCCGGCCTGCTGATCGGGCACGAGGTCGCGGCCGCGCTCGAGGCTGGGGTAGCGCCGCCCGTCATCCTGATCGGGGCGGAGCGGCTGACCTCACGCTACGCCGCGGCGCTGGACGCCTTCGGCATTCCACACACAATGGCCGAACCGGATGCGGCGGCGCGCGGGCTGCACCTGCTTGCCGCGCGGCTGGATTAG
- a CDS encoding lactonase family protein, giving the protein MRSRLLGGGALVLALALTVPATAQIAVSGNDNRRRLDNGVNRVVPNAPADSITIIDLNGRAPRVLGEVALSHSVVGPPTSVAITPDERFAIVTSAERLDPADPTKAVPDNRVQVVDLRATPPRVTQTVEAGAGPSGVSVNRAGNLVLVANRNAGTVSVFRLANGTLTPVSTVTVGNATSSPAHVQFTPDGRRALVTRDDAAASFVSVLNIDGETVTKTDRDITAGLRPYGMGITPDGRWAVAANIGRGGGDNDTVTLINLQREPYLAVDTVSVGPTPEGIQVSPDNRHVAVTIHNGSARPQGHPLRGRGQLVMLRIDNGRLREVARAPIGDWAQGIAFSRDGRTVLVQNMADRNIAVFRFENGRLRDTGQRIATNGGPAAIRTADAPPAPPQRRN; this is encoded by the coding sequence ATGAGGTCAAGGCTGCTCGGCGGCGGCGCGCTGGTGCTTGCGCTCGCGCTGACCGTCCCGGCGACCGCGCAGATCGCGGTCTCGGGCAACGACAACAGGCGACGGCTGGACAACGGCGTGAACCGTGTGGTGCCCAACGCACCGGCGGACAGCATCACCATCATCGACCTGAACGGGCGCGCGCCGCGCGTGCTGGGGGAGGTGGCGCTGTCGCATTCCGTCGTGGGCCCGCCGACCTCGGTCGCGATCACGCCGGACGAACGCTTCGCCATCGTCACCTCGGCCGAACGCCTCGACCCCGCCGACCCGACCAAGGCCGTGCCGGACAACCGCGTCCAGGTGGTCGACCTGCGCGCCACGCCGCCCCGCGTGACCCAGACAGTCGAGGCCGGTGCCGGCCCCTCGGGCGTGTCGGTCAACCGGGCGGGCAACCTGGTGCTGGTGGCGAACCGCAATGCCGGCACGGTCAGCGTGTTCCGCCTGGCGAACGGCACCCTCACGCCGGTCTCGACGGTCACGGTCGGCAATGCGACCTCCTCGCCTGCGCATGTGCAATTCACCCCGGATGGCCGGCGCGCGCTGGTGACGCGCGACGATGCCGCGGCGTCCTTCGTCAGCGTGCTCAACATCGATGGCGAGACGGTCACCAAGACCGATCGCGACATCACCGCCGGGCTGCGCCCCTATGGCATGGGCATCACGCCGGACGGGCGCTGGGCCGTCGCGGCCAATATCGGGCGCGGCGGCGGGGACAACGACACGGTCACGCTGATCAACCTGCAGCGCGAACCCTACCTGGCGGTGGATACGGTGTCGGTCGGCCCGACGCCCGAGGGCATTCAGGTCAGCCCTGACAACCGCCACGTGGCGGTCACCATCCACAACGGGTCGGCGCGCCCGCAGGGCCATCCGCTGCGCGGCCGCGGGCAGCTGGTGATGCTGCGCATCGACAATGGCCGCTTGCGGGAGGTGGCGCGCGCGCCGATCGGCGACTGGGCGCAGGGCATCGCCTTCTCACGCGATGGGCGAACGGTGCTGGTGCAGAACATGGCGGACCGCAATATCGCGGTGTTCCGCTTCGAGAACGGGCGGCTGCGCGACACCGGCCAGCGCATCGCGACGAATGGCGGCCCGGCGGCGATCCGCACGGCGGATGCCCCGCCGGCGCCGCCGCAGCGGCGCAATTGA
- a CDS encoding TRAP transporter large permease, protein MAEEFVVAGIGFAALLGLLALRCPIGLAMLLVGCAGYVHIVDGTRLLAYLKTTPFFLFANYTLSVIPLFILMGALAERGGLARDLFVAANALVGHKRGGLAMGVIGACAGFGAVCGSSVATTATMGRAALPELRRYGTAPGFAAGTVAVGGVLGILIPPSVILVVYAISTEQNIARLFMAALVPGLMATGFYIATIAVLVRLRPALCPAGPRVAPDERAAALRNVIPVLTIAVVVVGGIYGGVFTPTESAAVGCAATLLVGLARRTLGARQVVDALKATAETTAMIFAILLGAEVFNAFLALSQAPDLLAMWVSEQGFPPYGVLIAFLAVYIVLGAVMDELAMMLLTLPVFFPVITALDFGLTTEETAIWFGILVLVVVGIGLTAPPIGLNVFVVSGLARDVPIGAIYRGVLPYLLTDFVRLALCVAFPWLSLAVVRTLT, encoded by the coding sequence ATGGCGGAGGAATTCGTCGTCGCCGGGATCGGCTTCGCGGCGCTGCTGGGGCTGCTGGCGCTGCGCTGCCCGATCGGCCTCGCGATGCTTCTGGTAGGCTGCGCGGGCTATGTCCACATCGTCGATGGGACGCGGCTGCTGGCGTATCTCAAGACCACGCCGTTCTTCCTGTTCGCGAACTACACGCTGTCGGTGATCCCGCTGTTCATCCTGATGGGGGCGCTGGCCGAACGCGGCGGGCTGGCGCGGGATCTGTTCGTGGCGGCGAATGCGCTGGTGGGGCACAAGCGCGGCGGGCTGGCGATGGGTGTGATCGGCGCCTGCGCGGGGTTCGGGGCGGTGTGCGGGTCCTCGGTCGCGACCACCGCGACGATGGGGCGCGCGGCGTTGCCGGAACTGCGGCGCTACGGCACGGCGCCGGGTTTTGCGGCGGGCACCGTCGCGGTGGGCGGCGTGCTTGGCATTCTGATCCCGCCCTCGGTCATCCTGGTGGTCTATGCCATCAGCACGGAGCAGAACATCGCGCGGCTGTTCATGGCCGCATTGGTGCCCGGTCTCATGGCGACGGGCTTCTACATCGCGACCATCGCGGTGCTGGTGCGGCTGCGTCCCGCCCTGTGCCCCGCCGGGCCGCGCGTGGCCCCCGACGAACGCGCCGCCGCGCTGCGCAACGTGATCCCGGTGCTGACCATCGCGGTGGTGGTGGTGGGCGGCATCTATGGCGGCGTCTTCACGCCGACCGAGAGTGCGGCGGTGGGCTGCGCCGCCACGCTACTGGTGGGCCTCGCGCGGCGCACGCTCGGCGCGCGCCAGGTGGTCGATGCGTTGAAGGCCACAGCCGAGACGACGGCGATGATCTTCGCCATCCTGCTGGGGGCGGAGGTGTTCAACGCCTTCCTCGCCCTGTCCCAGGCGCCGGACCTGCTGGCGATGTGGGTAAGCGAGCAGGGCTTCCCGCCCTATGGCGTACTGATCGCGTTCCTGGCGGTCTACATCGTGCTCGGCGCGGTGATGGACGAGCTGGCGATGATGCTGCTGACGCTGCCGGTGTTCTTCCCGGTGATCACCGCGCTCGATTTCGGGCTGACCACCGAGGAGACGGCGATCTGGTTCGGCATCCTGGTGCTGGTGGTGGTGGGGATCGGGCTGACGGCGCCGCCGATCGGGCTGAACGTGTTCGTGGTGAGCGGCCTGGCGCGAGACGTCCCGATCGGGGCGATCTATCGCGGCGTGCTGCCCTACCTGCTGACCGATTTCGTGCGGCTGGCGCTGTGCGTGGCGTTTCCGTGGTTGTCGCTGGCGGTGGTGCGCACGCTGACCTGA
- a CDS encoding thiamine pyrophosphate-binding protein: MAETIRGADILVQALKVAGVTRIFSLSGNHIMPVYDALVGSGIEIIHVRHEAAAVHMADAWARLTGECGVALVTGGQGHSNAVAALPTAMAGEVPVLLLSGHAPLGELGLGAFQELEQARMAEAVCKKAFTASSPAALADEVAGAIRLARSGRPGPVHLSLPTDVLDARISPPTLRGPAAYAAAPMPLSADSAAAIAHVIGQAERPVIVAPPALCTPSGRAALSALSAASGLPVAAMESPRGLGDPSLGAFAQVLAEADLVVLLGKPLDFTLRFGRAPAIAAAARFVVVDPDADLLSRAARSLGERIAIAALAGAAEAVAALTANVAPHGNTAWARRLAQAIAYRPAAWDALAGAPEGPIHPATLCHALRPFIAAPDSVLVIDGGEIGQWAQSMLGAPAPQEGAPARIINGVAGAIGAAIPFALAARVARPGVPILCVLGDGTFGFHMAEFDTAHRHGLPFVAVVGNDAKWNAEHQIQLREYGANRAHGCELAPGTRYDLVVAALGGHGEFVTRAEDIAPAVERAFASGKPACVNVVIEGQAAPSIRLA; the protein is encoded by the coding sequence ATGGCCGAGACGATCCGCGGCGCGGACATCCTGGTGCAGGCGCTGAAGGTCGCAGGCGTGACCCGCATCTTCAGCCTCTCCGGCAACCACATCATGCCGGTCTACGACGCGCTGGTGGGCTCTGGCATCGAGATCATCCATGTCCGCCACGAGGCTGCCGCCGTGCACATGGCCGATGCCTGGGCGCGGCTGACCGGCGAATGCGGCGTCGCACTCGTCACGGGCGGGCAGGGGCATTCCAACGCGGTCGCCGCGCTGCCCACCGCGATGGCGGGCGAGGTGCCGGTGCTGCTGCTCTCGGGCCACGCGCCGCTCGGCGAACTGGGCCTCGGCGCCTTCCAGGAACTGGAACAGGCCCGCATGGCCGAAGCGGTCTGCAAGAAGGCGTTCACGGCATCCTCGCCCGCCGCGCTGGCGGATGAGGTCGCTGGCGCGATCCGCCTGGCGCGGTCCGGGCGCCCCGGGCCGGTGCACCTGTCGCTGCCGACCGACGTACTGGATGCGCGCATCTCGCCGCCCACGCTGCGCGGGCCGGCGGCCTATGCGGCGGCGCCCATGCCGTTGTCGGCCGACAGCGCCGCGGCGATCGCCCATGTCATCGGCCAGGCCGAACGCCCGGTGATCGTCGCGCCACCGGCGCTGTGCACGCCGTCGGGTCGCGCCGCGCTCTCGGCGCTGTCGGCGGCCTCCGGCCTGCCTGTCGCGGCCATGGAAAGCCCGCGCGGATTGGGCGACCCCTCGCTGGGTGCCTTCGCGCAGGTGCTGGCCGAGGCCGACCTTGTGGTGCTGCTCGGCAAGCCGCTCGACTTCACGCTGCGCTTCGGCCGCGCGCCGGCCATCGCTGCCGCCGCGCGCTTCGTCGTGGTCGATCCCGACGCGGACCTGCTGTCGCGCGCCGCGCGCAGCCTGGGCGAGCGCATCGCCATCGCCGCGCTGGCCGGGGCGGCGGAGGCGGTCGCGGCCCTCACGGCGAATGTCGCCCCCCACGGCAACACCGCCTGGGCACGGCGCCTGGCGCAGGCGATCGCATATCGCCCGGCGGCCTGGGACGCGCTGGCCGGCGCGCCGGAAGGGCCGATCCACCCAGCCACGCTGTGCCACGCGCTGCGCCCCTTCATCGCCGCACCCGACAGCGTGCTGGTGATCGATGGCGGGGAGATCGGACAATGGGCGCAGTCGATGCTCGGCGCGCCGGCGCCGCAGGAAGGAGCGCCGGCGCGCATCATCAATGGCGTGGCGGGCGCGATCGGCGCGGCCATTCCCTTCGCCTTGGCCGCGCGCGTGGCCCGGCCTGGCGTGCCGATCCTGTGCGTGCTCGGCGATGGCACCTTCGGCTTCCACATGGCGGAGTTCGACACGGCGCATCGCCACGGCCTGCCCTTCGTGGCGGTGGTGGGCAACGACGCGAAGTGGAACGCCGAGCACCAGATCCAGCTGCGCGAATACGGTGCGAACCGCGCGCATGGCTGCGAACTCGCACCCGGTACGCGCTACGACCTGGTGGTCGCTGCCCTCGGCGGCCACGGCGAATTCGTCACGCGGGCCGAGGATATTGCCCCGGCGGTGGAGCGTGCCTTCGCCTCCGGAAAGCCGGCCTGCGTGAACGTCGTGATCGAAGGCCAGGCCGCGCCCAGCATCCGCCTGGCCTGA
- a CDS encoding transglycosylase SLT domain-containing protein, translated as MADRRRRRLLSPVFATVLVGALALSTAACAQHEPLEDLALAAPALRDTSPRGACLEAAREAERKHGLPEGLLVGIALNESGLHAHALSIRGRAYYPDTRAEAVRLMRAAGGRAMAGCVQVHTGVHARGGQDWPLDPWRATDWAAGYLRQHYETYGDWGLAVVRWHGGSPRQMTRLVCRVRSKIDVVAPDSDLFSERCRGTQAQMATFRRNGAALLELAEAAN; from the coding sequence ATGGCAGATCGACGGCGACGACGCCTGCTGTCGCCGGTCTTCGCAACCGTGCTGGTCGGCGCCTTGGCGCTGTCCACGGCCGCCTGCGCGCAGCATGAGCCGCTCGAGGACCTCGCACTCGCGGCACCCGCGCTGCGCGACACCTCGCCCCGCGGCGCCTGCCTCGAGGCGGCGCGCGAGGCCGAGCGCAAGCACGGCCTGCCCGAAGGCCTGCTGGTTGGCATCGCACTGAACGAAAGCGGGCTGCACGCGCATGCCCTCAGCATCCGCGGCCGCGCCTATTACCCCGACACGCGCGCGGAAGCCGTGCGCCTGATGCGCGCAGCCGGCGGGCGCGCCATGGCGGGCTGCGTGCAGGTCCATACCGGCGTGCATGCGCGCGGCGGGCAGGATTGGCCGCTCGACCCCTGGCGTGCCACCGATTGGGCCGCGGGCTACCTGCGCCAGCACTACGAGACCTATGGTGACTGGGGCCTGGCCGTGGTGCGCTGGCATGGCGGTTCGCCGCGCCAGATGACCCGCCTGGTCTGCCGCGTGCGCAGCAAGATCGACGTGGTGGCCCCCGACAGCGACCTGTTCAGCGAACGCTGCCGCGGCACCCAGGCGCAGATGGCGACCTTCCGCCGCAACGGTGCGGCGCTGCTGGAACTGGCCGAGGCGGCTAACTGA
- a CDS encoding S-(hydroxymethyl)glutathione dehydrogenase/class III alcohol dehydrogenase — protein MKTRAAVAWKAGAPLTIETIEIGGPKPGEVLVEVMATGVCHTDAYTLSGADPEGIFPAILGHEGAGIVRDVGAGVTTLKPGDHVIPLYTPECRQCKTCLSRRSNLCTAIRATQGKGVMPDGSSRFSCDGAPVMHYMGCSTFANFTVLPEIALAKVREDAPFDKICYIGCGVTTGIGAVINTAKVWPGANVAVFGLGGIGLNVLQAARMVGADKIIGVDINPAREEMARKFGMTDFVNPDAVGRDKVVQAIVDLTGGGADFSFECVGNVHLMRQALECTHRGWGESIIIGVAASGQEISTRPFQLVTGRNWRGTAFGGARGRTDVPKIVDWYMEGKIEIDSLITHTMPLDEINHAFDLMHEGKSIRSVVVY, from the coding sequence ATGAAGACCCGCGCCGCCGTCGCCTGGAAAGCAGGTGCGCCGCTCACCATCGAGACCATCGAGATCGGCGGGCCGAAGCCCGGCGAGGTGCTGGTGGAAGTGATGGCGACCGGCGTGTGCCACACCGATGCCTATACGCTGTCGGGCGCCGACCCCGAGGGGATCTTCCCCGCCATCCTGGGCCATGAGGGCGCGGGCATCGTGCGCGACGTGGGCGCGGGCGTGACCACGCTCAAGCCCGGTGACCACGTGATCCCGCTCTACACGCCCGAATGCCGGCAGTGCAAAACCTGCCTGTCGCGGCGGTCCAACCTGTGCACCGCGATCCGCGCGACGCAGGGCAAGGGCGTGATGCCGGATGGGTCGTCGCGCTTCTCCTGCGACGGCGCGCCGGTGATGCACTACATGGGATGCAGCACCTTCGCGAACTTCACCGTGCTGCCCGAGATCGCGTTGGCGAAGGTTCGCGAGGACGCGCCCTTCGACAAGATCTGCTACATCGGCTGCGGCGTGACCACAGGCATCGGCGCCGTCATCAACACTGCAAAGGTCTGGCCAGGTGCGAATGTCGCGGTGTTCGGGCTCGGCGGCATCGGGCTGAACGTGCTGCAGGCGGCGCGCATGGTGGGTGCCGACAAGATCATCGGCGTGGACATCAACCCCGCGCGCGAGGAAATGGCACGCAAGTTCGGCATGACCGACTTCGTGAACCCCGACGCGGTCGGCCGCGACAAGGTGGTGCAGGCGATCGTGGACCTGACCGGCGGCGGGGCCGATTTCTCGTTCGAATGCGTGGGCAACGTGCACCTGATGCGCCAGGCGCTGGAATGCACGCATCGCGGCTGGGGCGAGAGCATCATCATCGGCGTGGCGGCCTCCGGCCAGGAGATCAGCACGCGGCCCTTCCAGCTGGTGACCGGGCGCAACTGGCGCGGCACGGCCTTCGGCGGCGCGCGCGGGCGCACCGACGTGCCGAAGATCGTGGACTGGTACATGGAAGGGAAGATCGAGATCGACAGCCTGATCACCCACACCATGCCGCTCGATGAGATCAACCACGCCTTCGACCTGATGCACGAGGGGAAGTCGATCCGCTCGGTGGTGGTGTACTGA
- a CDS encoding succinate dehydrogenase/fumarate reductase iron-sulfur subunit, translating to MAEPASLKVSVWRGDAFQRYEVPAGTNQTVLDVVTHIQREIDPSLAYRFACRVGMCGSCAMTVNGRARWTCRTHVKRVVGEDGALELRPLANLPVIRDLAADLTPFFEKWQRARGTFQPKDAAEGAVPEDFAVVPPASKARREADAGIECIGCGVCYASCDVVAWNSDYLGPAAMNRAWTLVNDVRDGGRAERLDAVAGDAGCHSCHSTQSCTERCPKNLDPSSAIAGLKRTLFWDTLLGRR from the coding sequence ATGGCCGAGCCGGCCAGCCTCAAGGTCAGCGTGTGGCGCGGCGACGCCTTCCAGCGCTACGAGGTGCCAGCGGGCACCAACCAGACCGTGCTGGACGTGGTCACGCATATCCAGCGCGAGATCGATCCCTCCCTGGCCTATCGCTTCGCCTGCCGTGTGGGCATGTGCGGGTCGTGTGCGATGACGGTGAATGGGCGCGCGCGCTGGACCTGCCGGACGCATGTGAAGCGGGTGGTCGGCGAGGATGGCGCGCTGGAACTGCGGCCGCTCGCGAACCTGCCGGTGATCCGGGATCTCGCCGCCGACCTCACGCCCTTCTTCGAAAAGTGGCAGCGTGCGCGGGGCACCTTCCAGCCGAAGGATGCGGCCGAAGGGGCGGTGCCGGAGGATTTCGCGGTGGTGCCGCCGGCCTCCAAGGCGCGGCGGGAGGCGGATGCCGGCATCGAATGCATCGGCTGCGGCGTCTGCTACGCAAGTTGCGATGTGGTCGCGTGGAACAGCGACTACCTCGGCCCCGCCGCGATGAACCGCGCCTGGACGCTGGTGAACGACGTGCGCGACGGCGGGCGTGCCGAACGGCTCGATGCCGTGGCGGGGGATGCCGGCTGCCATTCCTGCCATTCCACGCAATCGTGCACGGAACGCTGCCCGAAGAACCTGGACCCGTCCTCGGCGATTGCCGGGCTGAAGCGGACGTTGTTCTGGGACACGCTGCTGGGGCGACGGTGA